From the genome of Bubalus bubalis isolate 160015118507 breed Murrah chromosome 2, NDDB_SH_1, whole genome shotgun sequence, one region includes:
- the ADGRF2 gene encoding adhesion G-protein coupled receptor F2, with protein sequence MTQMLLLLLCSFVFLLATESCRTLCQASSKSKEQVPTRPHGECHGACVDNSYCSQPCLPDTPGDMGFLCRQKKWHKVTESCRTLTAFNIFEADSNSVQTFGGSKISEYTKKPETITDLLMEKCPQNLSCVIRNIQKSPRIPGNIALIVQLLHNISTVPMVDVDEAKMKSYSIMANHILNSKSISNWTFIPERNSSCVLLHSINSFARKLFVNKHPIDIADTFIHTVGTILSRDNARKNFTFSMSVNDTSDVVTGKVLISREELQEVPSPSQAVSIAFPTLGAILEASVLESITVNGLVLSVILPKELERISLIFEKISKSEDRRAQCAGWHSVESRWDHKVCQKIQENSQQVVCKCSPSKTFTSFSILMAPHVLQSPILIYITYIGLGVSICSLILCLSIEALVWGQVTKTEISYLRHVCIANIATTLLMADVWFIVASFLSGPMRHHSACVAATFFVHFFYLSVFFWMLAKALLILYGILIVFHTLPKSVLVAALFAVGYGCPLLIAAITVAATEPGKGYLRPEACWLNWDMTKALLAFVVPALAIVVVNLVTVTLVIVKTRRAAISSSMFQEVRAIVRISKNIAILTPLLGLTWGFGIATVLNDSSLAFHIIFSLLNAFQGFFILVFGTILDPKIRDALKDRINSAQWISRISENVSDFSRHPTKGPS encoded by the exons ATGACTCAGATGCTTTTGCTCTTGCTGTGCAGCTTCGTGTTTCTTTTGGCCACAGAGTCCTGCAGGACGTTATGCCAG GCTTCCAGCAAGAGCAAGGAGCAGGTGCCTACCAGGCCACATG gtgAATGCCATGGCGCTTGTGTGGACAATTCCTACTGCAGCCAACCTTGCCTTCCAGACACTCCAGGGGATATGGGGTTTTTATGCAGGCAAAAGAAATGGCACAAAGTCACTGAGTCCTGCCGCACTCTCACTGCCTTCAACATCTTCGAG GCAGATTCAAATTCTGTTCAAACATTTGGAGGAtcaaaaataagtgaatatacCAAGAAGCCTGAGACTATTACAGATTTGTTAATGGAAAAGTGTCCACAGAATCTGTCCTGTGTGATCAGGAACATTCAGAAGTCTCCTCGGATTCCGGGAAACATCGCTTTGATTGTGCAACTCTTACACAACATCTCCACTGTGCCAATGGTGGATGTTGATGAAGCAAAGATGAAG AGTTACAGCATCATGGCCAACCACATTCTAAATAGCAAAAGCATCTCAAACTGGACCTTCATCCCTGAAAGAAACAGCAGCTGTGTCCTGCTACATTCAATCAATTCCTTTGCAAGAAAGCTATTTGTCAATAAGCATCCCATTGACATAGCAGATACTTTCATCCACACGGTGGGCACCATCCTCTCTAGAGACAACGCCAGAAAGAATTTCACCTTTTCAATGAGCGTTAACGACACCAGCGACGTGGTCACGGGGAAGGTGTTGATCAGTAGAGAGGAACTTCAGGAGGTGCCTTCTCCTTCTCAGGCCGTCAGCATCGCATTTCCAACTCTCGGGGCCATCTTAGAAGCCAGTGTtttggaaagcatcactgtgaatgGACTTGTCCTGTCTGTCATTCTGCCCAAGGAACTTGAAAGAATCTCGCTGATTTTTGAAAAGATCAGCAAGTCAGAGGACAGGAGGGCACAATGTGCAGGCTGGCACTCCGTGGAGAGCAGATGGGACCATAAGGTCTGCCAAAAGATTCAGGAGAACTCCCAGCAGGTGGTCTGCAAATGTAGCCCGAGCAAGACGTTTACCTCTTTTTCAATTCTGATGGCACCCCACGTCTTGCAGAGCCCCATCTTGATTTACATCACGTACATAGGCCTGGGTGTTTCTATCTGCAGCTTGATCCTCTGCTTGTCCATCGAGGCCTTGGTCTGGGGCCAGGTGACGAAGACAGAGATCTCATACTTACGCCACGTGTGCATTGCTAACATTGCGACCACCTTACTGATGGCAGATGTGTGGTTCATCGTGGCTTCCTTTCTCAGTGGCCCAATGAGGCACCACAGTGCATGCGTGGCAGCAACCTTTTTTGTTCACTTCTTTTacctttctgtgtttttctggATGCTCGCCAAGGCACTGCTCATTCTCTACGGAATCCTGATAGTCTTCCATACGTTGCCCAAATCCGTTCTGGTGGCAGCTCTCTTTGCGGTGGGCTACGGGTGCCCTTTGCTCATAGCTGCTATCACGGTCGCTGCCACTGAGCCTGGCAAAGGTTATCTCCGGCCTGAGGCCTGTTGGCTCAACTGGGACATGACCAAGGCCCTTCTAGCTTTTGTGGTTCCGGCTCTGGCCATCGTGGTTGTCAACCTGGTCACAGTCACACTGGTGATTGTCAAGACCCGGCGAGCGGCCATCAGCAGTTCCATGTTCCAGGAGGTGAGGGCCATCGTGAGGATCAGTAAAAACATTGCCATCCTCACACCACTGCTGGGACTGACGTGGGGATTTGGCATAGCCACAGTTCTCAATGACAGCTCGCTGGCTTTCCACATCATCTTCTCCTTGCTCAACGCCTTCCAG GGCTTCTTCATCCTGGTGTTTGGAACAATCCTGGATCCGAAG ATAAGAGATGCCTTAAAGGATCGAATAAACTCTGCACAATGGATCTCCAGGATATCAGAG